A region from the Sorex araneus isolate mSorAra2 chromosome 6, mSorAra2.pri, whole genome shotgun sequence genome encodes:
- the LOC129405761 gene encoding olfactory receptor 10AG1-like, with translation MTYEKMKEDKNLSMVNQFVLVGFSDLPKIQGLLFGIFSVIYLIILLGNTLIITITSLDPSLQKPMYFFLGNFSSLEICYVSVTLPRMLKDLWTQDGSISRLNCATQMCFFLMLGATECFLLAVMSYDRYVAICNPLHYPLVMNHKTCVQLAVGSWIGGIPVQIGQTCQIFFLDFCNSNKINHFFCDIPPILQLACGNTTAHEISVYVVALLFVAFPFMLILASYSKIIGTILRLPTATGRAKAFSTCSSHLVVVLLFFASATITYLRPKSTHSPGIDKLLSLFYTIVTPMFNPMIYSLRNKDVIAALRKLFLKK, from the coding sequence ATGACatatgaaaagatgaaagaagacaaaaatttaTCCATGGTGAACCAATTTGTCCTCGTGGGATTTTCTGATCTTCCAAAGATCCAAGGGTTATTGTTTGGAATCTTCTCtgtcatttatttaattatattactgGGAAATActctaataataacaataaccaGTCTTGATCCTTCACTACAGAaacccatgtatttttttctgggaaattttTCCTCATTGGAAATCTGTTATGTATCAGTCACTCTCCCCAGGATGCTGAAAGACTTGTGGACTCAGGATGGAAGCATTTCTAGACTGAACTGTGCTACCCAAATGTGCTTCTTCCTTATGCTGGGAGCCACTGAGTGTTTCCTTTTGGctgtgatgtcctatgaccgctacgtggccatctgtaACCCTCTGCACTACCCTCTCGTCATGAACCACAAGACCTGTGTCCAGCTAGCTGTTGGCTCCTGGATTGGTGGAATCCCAGTCCAGATAGGGCAAACctgtcaaattttttttctggatttctgCAACTCCAACAAAATCAATCATTTCTTCTGTGACATCCCTCCCATTCTTCAGCTAGCTTGTGGAAACACCACTGCACATGAGATATCTGTTTATGTAGTAGCTCTGCTCTTTGTAGCGTTCCCTTTCATGTTGATACTTGCCTCTTACAGCAAAATCATTGGCACCATTCTGAGGTTGCCAACAGCTACAGGACGGGCCAAAGCTTTCTCCACCTGTTCTTCCCATTTGGTCGTTGTACTTTTATTCTTTGCATCTGCTACCATCACCTACTTAAGACCTAAATCTACGCATTCTCCAGGAATTGATAAACTCTTGTCTCTTTTCTATACTATAGTGACTCCAATGTTTAATCCTATGATATACAGCCTTCGAAACAAGGATGTCATTGCAGCACTGaggaaattatttctaaaaaaatag